Proteins encoded together in one uncultured Methanobrevibacter sp. window:
- a CDS encoding DUF4411 family protein, whose protein sequence is METYVFDTDVIINLKKFNPAVFKSLWNNLYNMVDKNIIYSVPEVQLEISSIDDSVKEKWDEIHNNLGFFVDLSEKDNSLEYWSAMEDLESFDIFQKHGENKKYWADPYLIAVGIVDGSTVVTNETADKHPKRKIPFVCEQMDVECFNFDEFMILQGWEW, encoded by the coding sequence ATGGAAACTTATGTTTTTGATACTGATGTTATTATCAATTTAAAAAAGTTCAATCCCGCAGTATTTAAGTCATTATGGAATAATTTATACAACATGGTTGATAAAAACATCATTTATTCTGTTCCAGAAGTGCAGCTTGAAATATCAAGTATTGATGATTCTGTCAAAGAAAAATGGGACGAAATACATAATAATCTTGGTTTTTTTGTTGATTTATCTGAAAAAGATAATTCATTGGAATATTGGTCTGCAATGGAAGATTTAGAATCATTTGATATTTTTCAAAAACACGGAGAAAATAAAAAATATTGGGCAGATCCGTATCTGATTGCAGTAGGAATTGTTGATGGGAGTACAGTTGTCACAAACGAAACAGCTGACAAACATCCAAAACGTAAAATTCCTTTTGTATGTGAACAAATGGATGTAGAATGTTTTAATTTTGATGAATTTATGATTCTTCAAGGTTGGGAATGGTAA
- a CDS encoding ImmA/IrrE family metallo-endopeptidase produces the protein MGRVKINPEALKWAREEAGYDYSNLPNKIKPKFEEWESGKTMPTWKQLCDISKYFRRPSAFFFRKNLPEHLTLDFIEYRKLDNLECQIRSPNLTLGIHDAIAKRDMYIELLDDMHYPKTSFSKFKLNSNNVYTLANHIRNILNVDLEEQKSWLYVNNRKNTKHYNFLNQWKDKLSEELGILIFEVPRVSLDEMRALCIYYDEYPIILLNSADSPNARIFSLFHELTHLLLGESAICDVDKNNSKEWLCNSVAAQFLIPKEDLLNKSIVKNNISKEWTNKELWDLSNEYGVSKHSILLRLINLNKAHQESYDIFKREWDEDFKKEKDKKSGGGGSPVRNQVKYNGKLYSSLLLSAYEAGILSGVEFSQGIGLRLKHVNELSEQLFG, from the coding sequence ATGGGTAGAGTAAAGATTAATCCTGAAGCTTTAAAGTGGGCTAGAGAAGAAGCTGGTTATGATTATTCCAATTTACCTAATAAGATTAAACCAAAATTTGAAGAATGGGAATCTGGTAAGACTATGCCTACTTGGAAACAATTATGTGACATTAGTAAATATTTTAGACGACCTTCTGCATTCTTTTTTAGAAAAAATTTACCTGAACATTTAACATTAGATTTTATTGAATATCGGAAGTTAGATAATTTAGAATGTCAAATTAGGTCACCTAATTTAACCTTAGGTATACATGATGCAATTGCTAAAAGAGATATGTATATTGAATTATTGGATGATATGCATTATCCTAAAACTTCATTCTCAAAATTTAAATTAAATTCTAATAATGTTTATACATTGGCAAATCACATTAGAAATATATTAAATGTAGACTTAGAAGAGCAAAAATCATGGTTATATGTTAATAATAGAAAAAATACTAAACATTATAATTTCCTCAATCAATGGAAAGATAAACTTAGTGAAGAATTAGGAATTCTAATATTTGAAGTGCCAAGAGTTTCTTTAGATGAAATGAGAGCATTATGTATTTATTACGATGAATATCCTATTATTTTATTAAATAGTGCTGATTCTCCAAATGCAAGAATATTCTCATTATTCCATGAATTAACTCATTTATTATTAGGTGAAAGTGCAATTTGTGATGTTGATAAAAATAATTCTAAAGAATGGTTATGTAATTCCGTAGCAGCACAATTTTTAATTCCAAAAGAGGATTTATTAAATAAATCAATTGTTAAAAATAATATTTCAAAAGAATGGACAAATAAAGAGTTATGGGATTTATCTAATGAATATGGTGTTAGTAAACATTCAATATTACTTAGATTAATCAATTTAAATAAAGCTCATCAAGAATCCTATGATATTTTTAAAAGAGAATGGGATGAGGACTTCAAAAAGGAAAAAGACAAAAAATCAGGTGGAGGGGGGAGCCCTGTTCGTAATCAAGTTAAATATAATGGAAAATTATATTCTTCATTATTACTATCTGCTTATGAAGCAGGTATTTTGTCAGGTGTGGAGTTCTCACAAGGGATAGGTCTTAGATTAAAACATGTGAATGAGTTATCTGAACAATTATTTGGGTGA
- a CDS encoding FprA family A-type flavoprotein, with protein sequence MKANAQKIADGVYWIGVLDWDLRTYHGYTLDGTTYNAYLVFGEDKVALIDNAYPGKTKEMMARIDDAFAQEGKEVKVDYIIQNHVEKDHSGVLVDLHKRFPEAPIYCTEIAVKGLLKHYPALEGAEFITVGTGDSLDVGGRTLAFLDAFLLHWPDSMFTLLADETGILFPNDAFGQHLCFTKRFSDEIPENILMDAAQKFYANLITPLSKLVLKKLNEVVELGLLDQIKMIAPSHGQIWTDPMQIIGAYQNWATGVCEDKITIIYDTMHYSTQQMAHEIAEGAMSEGYDVEIFFLHEDERSEIVKSILTSKGIAVGDPTINDVPYPSIGDIMYYLKGLLFNRTGIERKAVTFGSMGGRGGAPAKLAEELGNCGFDIVDTQEIYFVPTADEDEASYELGKKLAQACKEL encoded by the coding sequence ATGAAAGCTAATGCACAAAAAATAGCTGATGGAGTATACTGGATCGGTGTACTCGATTGGGATTTAAGAACATACCACGGTTACACCTTAGACGGAACAACCTACAACGCATATTTAGTATTTGGAGAAGACAAAGTAGCACTTATTGATAACGCTTATCCTGGTAAAACCAAAGAAATGATGGCACGTATCGACGATGCTTTCGCTCAAGAAGGAAAAGAAGTTAAAGTTGACTACATTATTCAAAACCACGTTGAAAAAGATCACTCCGGTGTTTTAGTGGACTTACACAAAAGATTCCCAGAAGCACCAATTTACTGTACCGAAATCGCAGTGAAAGGTTTATTAAAACACTACCCTGCACTTGAAGGAGCAGAATTCATCACTGTAGGAACCGGAGATTCATTAGATGTTGGCGGAAGAACCTTAGCATTCTTAGATGCATTCTTATTACACTGGCCTGACAGCATGTTTACCTTACTTGCTGATGAAACCGGTATCTTATTCCCTAACGACGCATTCGGTCAGCACTTATGTTTCACCAAAAGATTCTCAGATGAAATCCCTGAAAACATTTTAATGGATGCAGCTCAGAAATTCTACGCAAACTTAATTACCCCACTTTCAAAATTAGTTCTCAAAAAACTAAATGAAGTAGTCGAATTAGGTTTACTTGATCAAATCAAAATGATTGCACCATCCCACGGTCAAATCTGGACCGACCCAATGCAAATTATCGGAGCTTACCAAAACTGGGCTACCGGTGTATGTGAAGACAAAATTACAATCATCTACGACACCATGCACTACTCTACCCAGCAAATGGCTCACGAAATTGCTGAAGGTGCAATGTCTGAAGGCTACGACGTAGAAATCTTCTTCTTACACGAAGACGAAAGATCCGAAATCGTCAAAAGTATCCTAACCAGTAAAGGAATTGCTGTTGGAGACCCAACAATCAACGATGTACCATACCCAAGTATCGGAGACATCATGTACTACCTTAAAGGATTACTCTTCAACAGAACAGGTATTGAAAGAAAAGCTGTTACCTTCGGTTCCATGGGTGGAAGAGGAGGAGCTCCTGCAAAACTCGCTGAAGAATTAGGTAACTGCGGATTCGACATTGTTGACACTCAGGAAATCTACTTTGTACCAACCGCTGATGAAGATGAAGCAAGCTACGAGTTAGGTAAAAAATTAGCTCAGGCATGTAAAGAATTATAA
- a CDS encoding ferritin family protein — protein sequence MVKYEHEIGITKGTPVEKFVAGNFEGETNEVGIYLAMSRQASREGYGELAEVFKRLAWEEAEHAARFCEMNGIIKPTLKENIEWMMGGEKMANAEKREASEKAQEAGIETAADFFRESSKDEGRHYKILEGILERYF from the coding sequence ATGGTTAAATACGAACATGAAATCGGAATTACCAAAGGAACCCCTGTAGAAAAATTTGTTGCAGGAAACTTTGAAGGAGAAACCAACGAAGTAGGTATCTACTTAGCTATGTCCAGACAGGCTTCCCGTGAAGGCTATGGGGAATTAGCTGAAGTATTCAAAAGATTAGCTTGGGAAGAAGCTGAACACGCTGCAAGATTCTGTGAAATGAACGGAATCATCAAACCAACCCTCAAAGAAAACATCGAATGGATGATGGGTGGAGAAAAAATGGCTAACGCTGAAAAAAGAGAAGCTTCTGAAAAAGCTCAGGAAGCTGGAATCGAAACTGCAGCTGACTTTTTCCGTGAAAGTTCCAAAGACGAAGGTCGTCACTACAAAATCTTAGAAGGAATCCTAGAAAGATATTTCTAA
- a CDS encoding site-specific integrase has protein sequence MELKDFLAEAEEDENNGVKWKHSRLKSRLVEFRHHLMQGYAFSSVKKEMNCIKFFYKFYDIEILDLPKVNEKAIKKSAPIYFKDLPDKAVIREAFKIASPMMKAVILFGCSSGCARAETLSLTVGDYIDALSDYLPSRNMDIFKVIDYLNDVDDVVPTFSVLRKKTNKYYLTYCSPEAVKAINAYLLLRDKPLTNECPLFDISRTHLVRLFEDINDTLGLGRVGPYRRFRTHMLRKFHASALYNDGMSIDKVNDLQGKAKNKTDAAYFLTNPEDLKFEYIEHLPAVTINTDVEKLSIKSPQFIQMEKENESLRSDVGNMRKELDEMKALKKEFYDILDKVGEGS, from the coding sequence ATGGAACTTAAAGACTTTCTTGCTGAAGCAGAAGAAGATGAGAATAATGGAGTAAAATGGAAACATAGTCGCTTAAAATCAAGACTTGTTGAGTTTAGGCATCATTTAATGCAAGGTTATGCTTTTAGCAGTGTTAAAAAAGAAATGAATTGCATTAAATTCTTTTACAAATTCTATGACATTGAAATATTGGATTTACCTAAAGTGAATGAAAAAGCTATTAAAAAATCAGCTCCTATATACTTTAAAGATTTGCCAGATAAGGCAGTAATAAGAGAAGCTTTTAAAATTGCTTCTCCTATGATGAAAGCTGTTATACTATTTGGTTGTTCTAGTGGTTGTGCTAGAGCCGAAACATTGAGTTTGACAGTTGGTGATTACATTGATGCTTTGTCTGATTATTTACCAAGTCGAAATATGGATATCTTTAAAGTAATTGACTATCTCAATGATGTTGATGATGTTGTTCCAACCTTCAGTGTTTTGAGGAAAAAAACAAACAAATATTATCTCACATACTGTAGTCCTGAAGCTGTAAAAGCTATCAATGCATATCTATTGTTACGTGATAAACCTTTAACTAACGAATGTCCCTTATTTGATATTAGTCGTACACACCTGGTGCGATTATTTGAAGACATTAATGATACTTTAGGTCTAGGAAGGGTAGGTCCATATAGAAGATTCAGAACACATATGCTCCGTAAATTCCATGCAAGCGCATTATATAATGATGGTATGAGCATAGACAAAGTCAATGATTTACAGGGCAAAGCCAAAAACAAAACCGATGCCGCATATTTCTTGACAAATCCTGAAGATTTAAAATTTGAATATATTGAGCATCTACCGGCAGTAACAATCAACACTGATGTTGAAAAGTTATCTATCAAATCTCCGCAGTTCATTCAAATGGAAAAAGAAAACGAATCATTAAGATCCGATGTCGGAAACATGAGAAAAGAACTTGATGAGATGAAAGCATTGAAAAAAGAATTTTATGATATTCTTGATAAGGTTGGAGAAGGTTCATAA